One genomic region from Evansella sp. LMS18 encodes:
- a CDS encoding AAA family ATPase produces MRKQTNTAAVADSIYKWENSGFSRLKETEIIRTLTDLEKESTENSQQHQHMKAKLLAMAAAARFNRTQLLDRKVAERLEEAKTIDDKDMYVAETVIYIYSKVINEQLFSDQFPVIRETDHSQGKKKAIDKSLQMAEETETNLNDWLPKIGELKKAAEVSGNSKLLNETRAGEEILQEAAEQIEFLKEAAAEYKASISGIYFSKEKHKAFKTAIDAVSVAAENWEAWRESQLEAEEDDALKKLHSMVGLEEVKEKINEYYHYLIYEAERKKQGYQLQNEQSLNMILTGNPGTGKTELARLLAKIYYKLGVLPREEVIEADRSQLVGAYVGQTEEKTMEVIKSAAGGVLFIDEAYSLKREGASGTDYGQAAVDTLVSAMTSGAYAGRFGVILAGYPEEMRNFLWSNPGLRSRFPESNHLHLPDYSIDELIEIGERMALDNDYTLTDEALAALRRQIIKSQVDETFGNARTVKNIILDAIFKKGAAVARSKEYSSENFTILDESAFEKEGKDKKQEKSGEEQLNELIGLKKVKDQVKMLASFVEVQKKREEEGLPSVPVQLHGIFTGPPGTGKTTVAKIYGKILSELGLLKRGHLVVAGRSDLVAGYTGQTASKTKKKIREALGGVLFIDEAYSLTVQKGAQDFGKEAIDTLVEEMTKNDENLVVILAGYSREMEQLINSNPGLSSRFKKTIEFPPYSPGELIEILHFYIEEFGYEINKETEEALRGAIEKEKPSGNARAMKNLAEEAIQRQAYRLIQSGKQENKEVLTKLEKEDFSILDKGAE; encoded by the coding sequence ATGCGTAAACAAACGAACACAGCAGCTGTTGCTGACAGCATATATAAATGGGAAAACTCAGGTTTTTCAAGGCTGAAGGAAACAGAAATCATCAGGACCTTAACAGATCTTGAAAAAGAATCAACGGAGAATTCGCAGCAGCATCAACACATGAAAGCTAAGCTTCTCGCCATGGCAGCTGCAGCCAGGTTTAACAGGACTCAGCTTTTGGATAGGAAGGTTGCCGAGAGACTGGAAGAAGCTAAAACTATTGATGACAAAGATATGTATGTGGCTGAAACGGTTATCTATATTTATTCGAAAGTAATAAATGAGCAGCTTTTCAGCGATCAGTTTCCTGTCATCAGGGAAACCGACCACAGCCAGGGGAAAAAGAAAGCGATTGATAAATCTCTGCAAATGGCTGAGGAGACAGAAACGAACCTGAACGACTGGCTGCCTAAAATAGGTGAGCTGAAGAAGGCTGCGGAGGTATCGGGGAACAGCAAACTTCTGAATGAAACGAGAGCTGGAGAAGAAATTCTGCAGGAAGCTGCTGAACAAATCGAATTCCTCAAGGAAGCAGCAGCAGAATATAAAGCTTCTATTTCAGGAATATACTTCTCCAAAGAAAAGCATAAAGCGTTTAAGACTGCGATTGATGCCGTTTCCGTTGCTGCAGAAAACTGGGAAGCCTGGCGGGAGTCCCAGCTGGAGGCAGAAGAGGATGATGCATTGAAAAAACTTCATTCCATGGTCGGCCTCGAGGAAGTGAAGGAGAAAATAAATGAATATTATCATTATCTGATCTATGAAGCTGAACGCAAAAAACAAGGGTATCAGCTGCAAAATGAACAATCGCTGAATATGATTTTAACCGGAAATCCCGGGACCGGGAAAACAGAGCTGGCCAGGCTGCTCGCGAAAATTTACTATAAACTCGGTGTCCTTCCGAGAGAAGAAGTAATCGAAGCAGACCGTTCTCAGCTCGTTGGAGCATATGTTGGCCAGACAGAGGAAAAAACAATGGAAGTGATAAAATCCGCAGCAGGGGGTGTGCTGTTTATCGACGAAGCATACAGCCTGAAACGGGAAGGAGCATCCGGGACTGATTATGGTCAGGCTGCCGTGGACACTTTGGTATCAGCCATGACGAGCGGGGCGTATGCCGGCAGGTTCGGTGTCATTTTAGCAGGATATCCTGAAGAAATGAGAAATTTTCTCTGGAGCAATCCAGGCCTGAGAAGCAGATTCCCCGAAAGCAATCATCTCCATCTCCCGGATTATTCTATTGACGAGCTGATAGAAATCGGAGAAAGAATGGCACTGGATAACGATTACACTTTAACGGACGAGGCTCTGGCTGCTCTCAGAAGGCAGATTATTAAGTCACAGGTCGACGAGACATTTGGGAATGCAAGAACGGTAAAAAATATAATCTTGGACGCTATTTTTAAAAAAGGAGCCGCAGTAGCGAGAAGTAAAGAATACAGTTCCGAAAACTTTACCATCCTTGACGAAAGTGCTTTTGAAAAAGAGGGAAAAGATAAGAAACAGGAAAAATCAGGAGAAGAACAGCTTAATGAACTGATTGGCCTGAAAAAAGTAAAAGATCAGGTGAAGATGCTCGCTTCCTTTGTGGAGGTGCAGAAAAAACGTGAAGAGGAAGGTCTTCCTTCCGTACCTGTGCAGCTTCACGGAATTTTTACAGGGCCTCCGGGGACAGGAAAGACAACAGTGGCAAAAATCTATGGGAAGATTTTAAGCGAGCTGGGCCTCTTGAAACGAGGCCATCTTGTTGTTGCAGGAAGGAGCGACCTTGTAGCAGGCTATACAGGGCAGACTGCCTCAAAAACAAAGAAAAAAATCAGAGAAGCTCTTGGCGGTGTTTTGTTTATTGACGAAGCATATTCTCTTACCGTTCAGAAAGGCGCGCAGGATTTTGGCAAAGAGGCTATCGATACACTTGTGGAAGAAATGACAAAAAACGATGAAAATCTTGTCGTTATATTAGCCGGGTATTCCAGAGAGATGGAACAGCTCATTAACAGCAACCCGGGACTGAGCTCCAGATTCAAGAAAACGATTGAGTTTCCTCCATACAGCCCTGGGGAGCTCATTGAAATTCTTCATTTTTATATTGAGGAATTTGGATATGAAATAAATAAGGAAACAGAGGAAGCTTTACGGGGAGCCATCGAAAAGGAAAAGCCTTCCGGGAACGCCAGGGCAATGAAAAACCTGGCGGAAGAAGCGATTCAGCGACAGGCATACAGACTAATCCAGTCGGGAAAGCAGGAAAATAAAGAGGTTTTGACGAAATTAGAAAAGGAAGATTTTTCTATACTGGATAAAGGAGCAGAATAA
- a CDS encoding thioesterase family protein: MLISTEDVTVRYAETDQMGVVYHANYLVWCEIGRTSLIKELGFHYADMEKRGVLAPVTNVNVDYKHPARYGENVVIHTWIEKYNGFRVTYGYEIVNEAGRVCCKATSEHVCVDAETFRPVSIKKQFPDWHEAYETNKKPEESVLNQSQT; the protein is encoded by the coding sequence ATGTTAATTTCAACAGAAGACGTTACAGTCAGATACGCGGAAACAGACCAGATGGGTGTCGTATATCATGCAAATTATTTAGTCTGGTGTGAGATCGGCAGAACCAGCCTGATTAAAGAATTAGGTTTTCATTACGCTGATATGGAAAAAAGGGGAGTACTTGCGCCTGTAACAAATGTAAACGTGGATTATAAGCATCCCGCAAGATATGGCGAAAACGTAGTGATTCACACATGGATTGAGAAATATAACGGCTTCCGGGTTACTTATGGATATGAAATTGTCAATGAAGCAGGAAGGGTTTGCTGCAAAGCGACAAGTGAACATGTATGTGTTGATGCGGAGACATTCCGTCCTGTTTCCATCAAAAAGCAATTTCCTGACTGGCATGAAGCATACGAGACGAATAAAAAGCCGGAAGAATCGGTTTTGAACCAGTCGCAGACTTGA